The sequence TGGGATTAATCGTGAGGGTTTTGGTAGTTTGATTCGCACTAAAGTTAATCGTACCACCATTAGCATTGAAGGAGTCAGCACCGCTTTGGGTATAATCGCTGTCAAAATTAGCTGAACCCCCAACGTCGAATTGAACGTTATTGAGGGGTGCATCGGTACTACCAGTGCGTCTAAAAGTATAAACTAGATTAGTGCTACCATCCTCGGTAACGCTCTCTGGTTCTAAGCTAAGAAACACTGTAGGTTCATCTGTAGAGCCAAAAAAAGTCACCTCACTGAGCATTACCCACGTATTGCGTCGAGCTAAGGTCAGTTCTAGAGAATCTCCCTGAAAATTGAGATCAGAAAAGGTGTAGGATACCGGTGGTGATTCGGGAGGATCCACCAGTCCACCGCTACTAAATGTTGACCCTCCCATGCGCATACCAATACTCGAAGGAACACTAACACCTCCACTACCATTAGAATCATCTACATAGATAGTGACGGTATCTATATTAACTACGCCATCAAAATTAAAGGTGATAATGGGATTGAAGCTCCCCCATCCTACATAGGGACCAGCTCCTGAAGGTGCTTCTACAATATTCCAACTTTGTGAGGCGATAACACCATCTGTTAAATCTCCTAATCCTCCACTCAGAGGAGACGCATCCTCCAAAGGATTTCCCGTTCCATTATATCTTTCATCCCAAACGCCATAAAAAGGACCATTACCATCACGAATTGTTTCTCCATTGAGCATATCGTAACTGATGGGGTTGATTCTTTGACCTGTCATAAAATTACCTTCAAGATAAGATATGTTGAATTTATGCGGCATTGTTTGCTACATAAATTTGTGCACTCCATAATACCAATATTATTCAAAATAATCAAAGCAGAAATCAGCTTATTTTAGTAATCAAAAGAATATATTCCCCCCCCCGATTGTATGCTCACTCTATCGCTGTTTTACTCGTTTTTACTGCTATTATTGATCTCTTGTGAAGCTGAGATCAGATCCCGATGATTGACCAGAATAAAAAACTTTGTGTCCTTTGTGTCTTTGTGGTTTTTCATCATTCTTAATTATGCCAAATGAATGAAGCTAGATTTGACCCCCAGGGTTTGCGCGATCGTTTGCTTGCGGGAGTGTTATCGGTTGAAGAGGCGATCGCTACACACCAAGCGGTCATAAATGCTAAGAGCGCCGTACTTTAAAAAGCCTCTATCGCTGCGATCGCACCTGTAATATTGCGGTTGACGTTTTTAAATCCCTTTTTAATTCTAATAAGATTAACTCAACCTGCTTAATTAACGGAGAAATTTTATTTTCAATAATATCCCATAAGGTTTCATCTTCTAGACTAAAATAAGCATGAGCAAGAATGTCCCTTAAGCCTGCAATTTTTCGCCACTCAATTTCTGGATATTTGTTTCTCACTGTTAGAGGAATACTTTTGACAGCTTCACCAATAATCTGTAAATTCCTTACCACTGCATCATAAGTTTTTTCATCACGGACAAAATCTTCTATCCTCATTCCTTGGGTATAACGTAAGATTTTAACTCCACTCATCACAATATCTTCTAAATACAATTGGAGACTACGCGACATTTATTGCCTCTTTTAAGACAGAAACCCGAATTTGTGGCTTGAGCATTTTTTGGCTAACTAGATCTACTTTCATACCTAAATAGTCTTCTAAATAAAATTTTAAGTCCATGTAGCGATCAAAGGTAACTTTTCCTTCAAATTCAACGAGTAAATCTAGATCGCTTTCTGGTTTAGCTTCATCTCTGGCGACTGAACCAAAAATTGCCAGGGATTTAACTCCAAAGCTTTTAATTGTAGATTGCTCTTGTCGTAATTTTGCTAAAATTTCTTCTTTGTACATAGGTTATAATTGCAATTTGCTCCAATTAAATTAACAATAATGTTATGATTCTGGATGGCTTCTAGCCCTTTTAGAGAAAGCTTAGGGGATTCAGTTAGCCACCATACCCACACGTGAGTATCTAAGATTGTTCAATCTTTTCTCCAACTTCTACTGGATTAAAAAGGTTAGAATCTATGATATGCAAGTCTTTTTTAGGAAATATATTAAGAAGACAGAGAGA is a genomic window of Gloeocapsa sp. PCC 73106 containing:
- a CDS encoding nucleotidyltransferase family protein produces the protein MYKEEILAKLRQEQSTIKSFGVKSLAIFGSVARDEAKPESDLDLLVEFEGKVTFDRYMDLKFYLEDYLGMKVDLVSQKMLKPQIRVSVLKEAINVA
- a CDS encoding DUF86 domain-containing protein, which produces MSRSLQLYLEDIVMSGVKILRYTQGMRIEDFVRDEKTYDAVVRNLQIIGEAVKSIPLTVRNKYPEIEWRKIAGLRDILAHAYFSLEDETLWDIIENKISPLIKQVELILLELKRDLKTSTAILQVRSQR